The sequence below is a genomic window from Massilia oculi.
AGCCGCTGTTGCCCGGATAGGCGGTGCCGTCGAGCTGGTAGATGCTGAACGGCGTGCGCTGCAGCCGCGCCACGGCGCGCGCATCGAGGCGACGCGCATTGAACGAAGGCTGCATCACCGGCGTGATCGCGGCCAGCAGCGCGCGGTGGGTGGCCGGGTGCAGGCCCAGCACCATGCCGAGCGGGAAGCCGGTGAAGGCCAGGTCCTGCCCCTCGGCCGCCCGGTCCGCGTCACCCAGGCGCAGGGCCGGCAGCGGCGCGCCGTCCAGGCGCAGGTGCGCCAGGTCGTGCTCGCGATCCAGGGCCACCAGTTGGGCCTGGCGGAAGCGCACCCCGGCGCCGTCTGGCAGCACCACGCCGAGCTGCTCCATGCGGGCCGCATCGAGCTTGTCCGGCACCACGTGGGCATTGGTGATCACGCTCAGACCGTCGCCGACCACGAAACCGGTGCCGCTGAACACGATCGCCGGGCTGCGCGTCTGCAACTGGGTGCCGACGCCCACGATCGACGGCTTGACCGCCGCCACCGTCTGCGGCAGCGTCGCCGCTTGCAGACCGGCTCCCGCCCACCATAGCAGCGCGCCGGCAGCCACTCGTATTGAAAACAATCGTCGCGTCATCGAACCTTCACAATCTTGAGGTAGTTGTAACAGGGCTGAGGCAATCGTACGGCCCCTTTCCATTTTTAAACATTACAATAAGCTTCTTTGAATTTCAGCAACTATTTGAAGAACCGCGCGGCCTGAGGTCAACGAACCGAACCCTGGCAGCGAGGTGGATTCGCTTCGCGAAATACAACATGCGAATTCTTCAGTTGTTTGCGATAATGCAACAACCGCCATGATGCAATTTGTTTAACATCTTCTTATTGCAGTGCGGAACATGTGTTGCAAACCGATGGCATCGGTGACCACGAATCGCTGCATCTCTTAACCCTCAATTGCAATTGATTAGGGTACAAGCGATCATGCACATTGTTTATTTGTTGAGCCTGCAGCCCAGGCCCTGACCGACGAGATCGACACGATGGCTGAAATTACAACCCAGATACTTCACCTCCTCAAGGCCATCGGCAAGTACCGCTGGCATGCAGTCGTCATCACCTGGGTGGTGGCGCTGGCCGGCTGGGGGGTGGTGTATTCGCTTCCCAACCAGTACGAGGCATCGGCGCGCGTCTACGTCGACACCCAGACCATTCTCAAGCCGCTGCTGTCGGGCATGACCACCCTGCCGAACCTGAACCAGCAGGTGCAGTTCATGCGCCGTACCCTGATGAGCCGCCCGAACGTCGAACGCGTGGCGCGCGAACTCGACCTCGACGCCCGCACGCGCACTCCCAAGGAGTTCGACCAGATGGTCGACAATATGATCGAGAAGCTCAAGATGGCAGGCACCGGCCGCGAGAACATCTATACCATCAGCTACACCGGCACCAGCGCACGCGAGAGCAAGGACGTGGTGCAGGCCTTCCTGACGATCTTCGTGGAGGGCAGCTTCGCCGGCAAGAAGCAGGACTCCGAAAAGGCGGTCCAGTTCATCGACGAGCAGATCCGCAGCTATGAAGAACGCCTGGCCGCGGCCGAGAACTCGCTCAAGGAATTCAAGATCAAGAACATCGGCATGCTGCCGCGCGCCGGCGCCGACTATGGCGCACGCCTGATGTCGGCCACCGAAGCCCTGAACCAGGCGCAGCTCGACCTGGCCGAGGCCGAACAGGCGCGCAATGCGATCCGCAGCAGGATGTCGGGCGACACCAGGGGTGGCGCCAGCGTCCCGGTGCTGCGCGACCCGGCGCTGGACGAGCGCATCGCCGCCGTCAACAAGAACCTGGACAGCCTGCGCACCCAGTACACCGAACAGCACCCCGACATCGTCGCCAACCGCCGCCTGCTCGAGCAGCTGATGGAGCGCCGCGCCGATGCCGCCAAGAATCCCGTGCCGAGCTCGGACCCGGGCGCCAGCTTCAGCCCCATGCTGCAGCAGCTGACCGTGCAGCTGTCCGATGCCGAGGCGCGCGTCGCTTCGCTGCGGGCGCGCGTCAACGAATACAGCGACCGCGTGGCGCGCCTGCGTGGCCAGAGCGAACTGGTGCCGGAGGTCGAAGCCCAGCTGGCCCAGCTCAACCGCGATTACGAAGTCAACCGCCAGAACTACCAGCGCCTGGTCGAGCGGCGCGAATCGGCCAAGCTGTCGGGCGAGGTGTCCTCGGCCACCGACATGCTGACCTTCCGCGTGATCGATCCGCCGATCGCGCCGGCCGTGCCGACCGGTCCGAACCGCCTGCAGCTGTTCTCGCTGGTGTTCGTCGGCGCCCTCGCCGCCGGCCTTGCCGGCGCCCTGCTGCTGAGCCAACTGCGCCCGACCTTCCTCAGCCAGGCCTCCCTGCGCGAAGCCACCGGCCTGCCGGTACTGGGTTCGGTGAGCATGAACTGGACCGCCGAGCAGACCGTGCTGCGCAAGCGCCGCCTGGTCGCCCTGGCCGCTTCGGTGTTGCTGTTGTTCGGCGCCTATGGTGCCGGCGTCGCCGCCATCCTGGTCCGCCCCGCGATGTAAGGCCGGTTGGCCAATAAGGAGTAAATGTGAGCATTATCGAAAAAGCCGCCCGCCGCATCGACCAGCAGCGCCAGAACGCCGCCCCCGCCAACCCTGCCGCCACCATCGTGCCGGTCGAGCCGCCGCTGGTCGACGCGCCGGCCGCCGTGCTGGTCGACGTGCCGGCCGAGCCGGCCCCGACGCCGGACCTGGCCGCGGGCAACGCGTCCGCCCCGGCGCGCACCCGCCGCGTCGAACTCGACCTCTCGCGCATGCGCGAGCTGGGCATGGTCACCGCCGCCGGCGGCCGCACCAACCTGCTGGAAGAATTCCGCATCATCAAGCGCCCGTTGCTCAAGCGCGCCTTTGCCGAGCGCGGTCCGAAGGACAACCCGGCCAACCTGATCATGATCACCAGCTCGCTGCCCGGCGAAGGCAAGACCTATTGTGCGATCAACCTGGCGATGAGCATCGCCATGGAGCTCGACCACACCGTGCTGCTGGTCGACGCCGACGTGGCGCGTCCGTCGGTCCTGCGCACGCTCGGCCTGCCGGCCCAGCGCGGCCTGATGGACATCCTGGTCGACGATTCGCTCGAACTGCCGGACGTGATCCTGCGCACCAACGTCGACACCCTGGCCCTGCTGCCGGCCGGCGCCGCCTCCAACGCCGCCACCGAGCTGCTGGCCAGCTCGACGATGGCCGCCATGCTGACCGAGCTGGCCAACCGCTATCCGGACCGCGTCATCATCTTCGACTCGCCGCCGCTGATGCTGACCACCGAGGCGCGCGTGCTGGCCAGCCACATGGGCCAGATCGTGGTGGTGGTGGAAGCCCAGACCACCACCCAGCATGCGGTCAAGGAATCGCTGCAGCAGCTGGAAGGCATGAGCAACGTCAATCTCGTCTATAACAAGACCAGGGACATCCCCGGCATCGAAGAAACGTATGACTATCATTACGGCTAAGCAGCCTGCTTGCGCCATGTCGCCAGCGCGCTCCGCGCGCGGCCGCGCGCCGGCGGCGCTGACTCCACTGGCGGCGGCGGTGCTGCTGCTGGCCGCCCTGCCGGCCCACGCCGACTGGCGCGTGACCCCGACCCTGCGGGTCGCCGAAACCTGGACCGATAACGTCAACCTGACGGAAGATGAGCTGGCGCACAGCGACCTGATCACGCAGATCTCGCCCGGCTTCAAGCTCAGCAACCAGACCCGGCGCCTGACCGTGAACGCCAGCGCCCAGCTGCATACGTTCGCCTACCTGCACGACAGCGACAAGCGCAACCGCGACGGTTCCTTCGGCGACGGCGAGAACGGCGGCGTGTCGAGCGTGCGGCGCAGCTACCGCGCCAACCTGCGCGGCGAACTGGCGCAAGACCTGCTGTTCCTCGACGCCACCGCTGCGCGCGGCCAGCAGAACATCTCGGCCTTCGGTCCGCGCATCACCAACGACCAGTACTCGAACGCCAACCGCACCGACATCGACACCTGGAGCATCAGCCCTTACCTGCTGAAGAATTTTGGCAGCACCGCAGCGGGCCAGCTGCGCTTCACGCGCGACTCGGTCGGCGGCGGCGACAATATCGGCTTTCGCCGCACCGGCGGCAACACCCTGCTGGCGTCGCTGGTGAACGGCCCCGCCTTCCGCACCCTCGGCTGGGGCGTCACCTATACCAAGCAGGACCTGAACGGCGGGCGCTATGGCGACTCCTCGAGCGAAATGCTGGCCACCAACCTGCGCTACATGGTCAACGGCCGCTTCTCGCTGCTGGCCAACGCCGGCTACGACCGCTACGAGTTCGAAGGACTGGGCGGCGGCGAGCAAGGCGCCAACTGGTCGGTGGGCTTTGCCTGGACGCCGTCCTCGCGCACCAGCCTGCAGGCCACCGCCGGCCGCCACTTCTACGGCAATACCGGCACCCTGATGGCCATGCACCGCAGCCGCCACACCAGTTGGAACGTGAGCTACAACGACGTCATCACGACCTCGCGCCAGCAGTTCACGCTGCCGTCGACGATCGACACCGCGGGCCTGCTCGACCGCATGTTCGCCACCGCCTATCCCGATCCGGTGCAGCGCGCCCAGGTGGTGCAGGCCTATATCGACCAGACCGGCCTGCCGCCGTCGCTGTCCGACAGCATCAACTACCTGAGCAACCGCTTCATGCGCCAGAAGCGGCTGCAGGCATCGATGGTGTACCGCAAGGGCCGCAGCAGCGCGGTGCTGTCGGCCCATGCCAGCGACCGCAACGCGATCTCGGACCAGCAAAGCGACAGCCCGCTGCTGGGCAGCCAGCAAGGCCGCTACAGCGACAACGTGCGCCAGCATGGCGTCGAAGCGAACTACACTTACCGGCTGAACTCGCGTTCCAACCTGACCGCGCGCTACGACATCAACGAAAGCGAGTCGCGCGACCGCGGCTACAAGAGCACCCAGCGCGTGTTCCAGCTCGGCGTGTCGCGCCGTTTCGGCGAGACCATCGGATCGGTCGACCTGCGTCGTCGCAGCGGCGACCGCTTCAATGCCGGCACCTACACCGAGAACGCCATTTCGGCCAGCCTGTTCAAGACGTTTTAAGCGCAACAGACCCCAGGGAACCACGATGTACGAATCCTATTACGGCCTGTCGGCCAAGCCTTTCCAGCTCCGCCCGGACCCGCATTTCTTCTTCGGATCCAAGGGCCACAAACGCGCCATGGCCTACCTCGATTACGGCCTGTCGCAGGGCGAGGGCTTCATCGTCATCACGGGCGAAGTCGGCGCCGGCAAGACCACGCTGGTGCGCAACCTGCTGGGCCGCATCCCGCTCGACCAGATCGTCGCGGCGCACATCGTCAACACCAGCCTCGATCCGGAAGACACGCTGCGCATGGTGGTCTCCGCCTTCGGCCTGCCATACGAAGGCGCCAGCAAGGCCGAGCTGCTCAATCGCCTGGAACAGTTCTTGCGCTCGGTCGACCGCCAGGGCAAGCGCGCCCTGCTCGTGATCGACGAAGCCCAGAACCTGAACGCGCGCACGGTCGAAGAACTGCGCATGCTGTCCAACTTCCAGACCGACGACCGCTCGCTGCTGCAGACCTTCCTGCTCGGCCAGCCGGAATTCCGCGCCACCCTGCACAGCCCCACCATGCAGCAGCTGCGCCAGCGCGTGATCGCCAGCTACCACCTGGGGCCGATGGACGCCCAGGAAACCCGCGCCTACGTCGAGCACCGCCTGGCCACGGTCGGCTGGAACGGCGATCCGTCGTTCGACGACGCCGCCCATGCCGCGATCTACGCCTACAGCGGCGGTATCCCGCGCAAGACCAATACGCTGATGGACCGCGTGCTGCTGATGGGCTACCTGGAAGAGCTGCACGCCTTCACCGAATCCCATATCAGCGAAGTGGTGCGCGACATCTCGGACGAATTCCAGGCGCCGGACGACATGGGCGAGCCCGATCCGGCCTCCATGCGCGCGGCCGCAGGCCAGCACGACCTGCAGCATGGAGAGCGGCGCAGCGCCAGCGTCGAGCAGCTCGACGAACGCATGATGCGACTCGAAAAATCGATCGTGTCGGTGCTGTCGATCCTCAAGAAGATCGCCGCCACCCCACCCGGCGCTGCCCAGCGCCACGTGGACAACCAGGAATAACACTCAGGAATACGGCAATGAAAATGACCGCTCCCGCAGCCCGGCCGCGCCCAGCGCCAGGCGAGAAGATTCGCAATGCGATGACCTGCGACGTCGAGGATTACTTCCAGGTCTCGGCCTTCGCTCCCTATATCGACCGCGCCAGCTGGCCGACCCGCGAATGCCGGGTCGAGGCCAATATGGAACGCATCCTGGCGCTGTACGAGCGCCATGGCGTGCGCGCGACCTTCTTCACCCTGGGCTGGATCGCCGAGCGCTATCCGGCCATGGTGCGCCGCATCGTCGCCGCCGGCCACGAACTGGCCAGCCACGGCTACGGCCACCTGCGCGCCTCGGACCAGAGCCGGGCCGAATTCGACAACGACATCCGGTCGAGCAAGGCGCTGCTGGAAGACATCGGAGGCCAGGCCGTGGTGGGCTACCGCGCGCCGAGCTTCTCGATCGGCCACGCCAACCTGTGGGCGCTGGACGCGCTGCACGACGCCGGCTACAAGTACAGCTCGAGCATCTACCCGATCGCCCACGACCACTACGGCATGCCGGACGCGCCGCGCTTCGCCTTCTACCCGAACGGCCCGGACGGGCTGCTGGAAGTGCCGATCACCACGGTCAAGCTGGCGGGCCGCAACTTGCCGGCCGGCGGCGGCGGCTACTTCCGCCTGCTGCCCTACGCGCTGTCGCGCTGGATGATGGAAAAGGTCAACCGCGAAGACGGCGAACCGGCCCTGTTCTACTTCCACCCGTGGGAAGTCGATCCCGGCCAGCCCCGTCCCGAAGGCCTGGGCGCCAAGGCGCGCTTCCGCCACTACGTCAACATCGACCGCATGGAGCGCCGCCTGGAACAGCTGGCGCGCGACTTCAAGTGGGACCGCATGGACCGCATCTTCCTGGACAAGCCATGAACTCGATCATCGAAGCGGCGCAGGCCAAGCGCGCCATGCCCGCCAGCGCCGCCGGCGCCCAGACCCTGCACCTGATGCAGCCGCAGGATGCCGCCCGCTGGGACGCTTTCGTGCGCGCCTGCCCCAACGCCACCTTCTTCCACCTGTCGGGCTGGCAGAAAGTCATCGAGCAGTCGTTCGGCATCAAGACCTGGTTCTACTACGTGGAACAGGACGGACAGATCCAGGGCGTGCTGCCGCTGGCCGAGATCAAGAGCCGCCTGTTCGGCCACTCGCTGGGCGCGATGCCGTTCTGCGTGTACGGCGGCGTGGCCGCGGTCAACGACGGCGCGCGCCTGCTGCTCGACGAAGCGGCCGACCAGCTGGCCAGGAAGCTGGGCGTGGGCCACCTGGAGTACCGCGGCATGCACCGCGCCCATCCGGGCGACGCCTCCTGGCATACCAAGGAACTGTACGTCACCTTCCGCAAGGAGATCACGGGCGACGACGAGGCCAATATGAACGCCATCCCGCGCAAGCAGCGCGCGATGGTGCGCAAGGGGATCAAGCTGGGCCTCAAGGGCGTGGTCGAGGACAACGTCGATCGCATGTTCGAGGCCTATGCCACCAGCGTGCTGCGCCTGGGCACCCCGGTGTTCCCGAAAAAATACTTCGCCCTGCTGCAGAAAACCTTCGGCGACGAGTGCGAAGTGCGCACCATCCTTACCGAAGACGATCGCCTGGTCGGCTCGGTGCTGTCGTTCTACTGGCGCGACGAAGTGGTGCCCTACTACGGCGGCGGCACCGACCTGGCGCGCAGCGTGGCCGGCAACGACTTCATGTACTGGAACCTGATGCAGGCGGCCGCCGCGCGCGGTTGCCGCATCTTCGACTTCGGCCGCAGCAAGCTGGGCACCGGCGCCTACGACTTCAAGAAGAACTGGGGCTTCGTGGCCGAACCGCTGCCGTATGAATACAAGCTGTACGCATCGACCGCGCTGCCGGACAACAATCCGCTGAACCCGAAATACCAGTTGTTCATCAAGATGTGGAAGAAGCTGCCGCTGCCGGTAGCGAACTTCCTCGGTCCCTACATCGTGCGCAACCTGGGGTAATGCCGTGCAAGACCTGCTGCTGCTGATCCACCGCATCCCCTACCCGCCCAACAAGGGCGACAAGATCCGCTCGTACAACCTGCTCAAGCACCTGGCGCGCGACTACCGGGTGCACCTGGCCACCTTCGTCGACGACGCCGACGACTGGCAGCACGTGCCCACCGTCGAGGCGATGTGCGCCAGCAGCCATTTCGCGGCCCTGAATCCCCTGCTGGCGCGCGTGCGCAGCCTGGGCGCGCTGGTCAGGAACCGCTCGCTGTCGCTGGACTACTACCAGGATGCGGGCATGGCGCGCTGGGTCGAGCAGACCGTGGCCGCGCACGGCATCAAGCGCGTGATGGTGTTCTCGTCGCCGATGGCGCAATACGTCGACCACCATCGCGACGCGCGCCGCGTGATCGACTTTTGCGACGTCGACTCGGACAAATGGCGCCAGTACGCCGACAAGAAGTCCTGGCCCATGAGCTGGCTGTACCGCCACGAGGCGCGCCAGCTGCTGCGCTACGAGCGCCAGGTGGCCAGCCAGTACGACGCTTCGCTGTTCGTCTCCAAGCCCGAGGCCGACCTGTT
It includes:
- a CDS encoding S1 family peptidase, whose amino-acid sequence is MTRRLFSIRVAAGALLWWAGAGLQAATLPQTVAAVKPSIVGVGTQLQTRSPAIVFSGTGFVVGDGLSVITNAHVVPDKLDAARMEQLGVVLPDGAGVRFRQAQLVALDREHDLAHLRLDGAPLPALRLGDADRAAEGQDLAFTGFPLGMVLGLHPATHRALLAAITPVMQPSFNARRLDARAVARLQRTPFSIYQLDGTAYPGNSGSPLYDPATGQVVGVINMVFVKGLKESAISTPSGITYAIPVRHVQELLSR
- a CDS encoding XrtA system polysaccharide chain length determinant, which encodes MAEITTQILHLLKAIGKYRWHAVVITWVVALAGWGVVYSLPNQYEASARVYVDTQTILKPLLSGMTTLPNLNQQVQFMRRTLMSRPNVERVARELDLDARTRTPKEFDQMVDNMIEKLKMAGTGRENIYTISYTGTSARESKDVVQAFLTIFVEGSFAGKKQDSEKAVQFIDEQIRSYEERLAAAENSLKEFKIKNIGMLPRAGADYGARLMSATEALNQAQLDLAEAEQARNAIRSRMSGDTRGGASVPVLRDPALDERIAAVNKNLDSLRTQYTEQHPDIVANRRLLEQLMERRADAAKNPVPSSDPGASFSPMLQQLTVQLSDAEARVASLRARVNEYSDRVARLRGQSELVPEVEAQLAQLNRDYEVNRQNYQRLVERRESAKLSGEVSSATDMLTFRVIDPPIAPAVPTGPNRLQLFSLVFVGALAAGLAGALLLSQLRPTFLSQASLREATGLPVLGSVSMNWTAEQTVLRKRRLVALAASVLLLFGAYGAGVAAILVRPAM
- a CDS encoding XrtA-associated tyrosine autokinase; protein product: MSIIEKAARRIDQQRQNAAPANPAATIVPVEPPLVDAPAAVLVDVPAEPAPTPDLAAGNASAPARTRRVELDLSRMRELGMVTAAGGRTNLLEEFRIIKRPLLKRAFAERGPKDNPANLIMITSSLPGEGKTYCAINLAMSIAMELDHTVLLVDADVARPSVLRTLGLPAQRGLMDILVDDSLELPDVILRTNVDTLALLPAGAASNAATELLASSTMAAMLTELANRYPDRVIIFDSPPLMLTTEARVLASHMGQIVVVVEAQTTTQHAVKESLQQLEGMSNVNLVYNKTRDIPGIEETYDYHYG
- a CDS encoding TIGR03016 family PEP-CTERM system-associated outer membrane protein is translated as MTIITAKQPACAMSPARSARGRAPAALTPLAAAVLLLAALPAHADWRVTPTLRVAETWTDNVNLTEDELAHSDLITQISPGFKLSNQTRRLTVNASAQLHTFAYLHDSDKRNRDGSFGDGENGGVSSVRRSYRANLRGELAQDLLFLDATAARGQQNISAFGPRITNDQYSNANRTDIDTWSISPYLLKNFGSTAAGQLRFTRDSVGGGDNIGFRRTGGNTLLASLVNGPAFRTLGWGVTYTKQDLNGGRYGDSSSEMLATNLRYMVNGRFSLLANAGYDRYEFEGLGGGEQGANWSVGFAWTPSSRTSLQATAGRHFYGNTGTLMAMHRSRHTSWNVSYNDVITTSRQQFTLPSTIDTAGLLDRMFATAYPDPVQRAQVVQAYIDQTGLPPSLSDSINYLSNRFMRQKRLQASMVYRKGRSSAVLSAHASDRNAISDQQSDSPLLGSQQGRYSDNVRQHGVEANYTYRLNSRSNLTARYDINESESRDRGYKSTQRVFQLGVSRRFGETIGSVDLRRRSGDRFNAGTYTENAISASLFKTF
- a CDS encoding XrtA/PEP-CTERM system-associated ATPase; its protein translation is MYESYYGLSAKPFQLRPDPHFFFGSKGHKRAMAYLDYGLSQGEGFIVITGEVGAGKTTLVRNLLGRIPLDQIVAAHIVNTSLDPEDTLRMVVSAFGLPYEGASKAELLNRLEQFLRSVDRQGKRALLVIDEAQNLNARTVEELRMLSNFQTDDRSLLQTFLLGQPEFRATLHSPTMQQLRQRVIASYHLGPMDAQETRAYVEHRLATVGWNGDPSFDDAAHAAIYAYSGGIPRKTNTLMDRVLLMGYLEELHAFTESHISEVVRDISDEFQAPDDMGEPDPASMRAAAGQHDLQHGERRSASVEQLDERMMRLEKSIVSVLSILKKIAATPPGAAQRHVDNQE
- a CDS encoding XrtA system polysaccharide deacetylase, producing the protein MKMTAPAARPRPAPGEKIRNAMTCDVEDYFQVSAFAPYIDRASWPTRECRVEANMERILALYERHGVRATFFTLGWIAERYPAMVRRIVAAGHELASHGYGHLRASDQSRAEFDNDIRSSKALLEDIGGQAVVGYRAPSFSIGHANLWALDALHDAGYKYSSSIYPIAHDHYGMPDAPRFAFYPNGPDGLLEVPITTVKLAGRNLPAGGGGYFRLLPYALSRWMMEKVNREDGEPALFYFHPWEVDPGQPRPEGLGAKARFRHYVNIDRMERRLEQLARDFKWDRMDRIFLDKP
- a CDS encoding FemAB family XrtA/PEP-CTERM system-associated protein yields the protein MNSIIEAAQAKRAMPASAAGAQTLHLMQPQDAARWDAFVRACPNATFFHLSGWQKVIEQSFGIKTWFYYVEQDGQIQGVLPLAEIKSRLFGHSLGAMPFCVYGGVAAVNDGARLLLDEAADQLARKLGVGHLEYRGMHRAHPGDASWHTKELYVTFRKEITGDDEANMNAIPRKQRAMVRKGIKLGLKGVVEDNVDRMFEAYATSVLRLGTPVFPKKYFALLQKTFGDECEVRTILTEDDRLVGSVLSFYWRDEVVPYYGGGTDLARSVAGNDFMYWNLMQAAAARGCRIFDFGRSKLGTGAYDFKKNWGFVAEPLPYEYKLYASTALPDNNPLNPKYQLFIKMWKKLPLPVANFLGPYIVRNLG